A stretch of Halostagnicola kamekurae DNA encodes these proteins:
- a CDS encoding phage major capsid protein, translated as MAQKASDIISDDDVRAIVEKIRNKKYQSRTAFKDYDATNNDSNSVEFPISDGDFDGDVAEVPPGSDFPRATKDYDTVQVAHTKYGLEIVIPDEDVEDNVIDITMDQEEDLIRAEETRVDAIAYNILSNNTNSAGPIDAGNEASGVIEYEDITLARQRAFQDELDLGELRLLTGGQNMNALLNMDKFTQASELGDSVLEMGILPEGNLVGQQAFLGVAGDVPVFLDNTGNYAEGEAYLVDPTNFGWESTRRAVDVSSYYEESIESTVWQIDERVGFAATQPSANIAIDT; from the coding sequence ATGGCTCAGAAAGCATCCGACATCATCAGCGACGACGACGTTCGCGCGATCGTCGAGAAGATCCGAAACAAGAAGTACCAGAGTCGTACCGCCTTCAAGGACTACGACGCGACCAACAACGATTCGAACTCTGTCGAGTTCCCGATCTCCGATGGCGACTTCGATGGCGACGTCGCCGAGGTCCCGCCGGGAAGTGACTTCCCGCGAGCGACGAAGGACTACGACACGGTCCAGGTCGCTCACACGAAATACGGCCTCGAGATCGTCATCCCGGACGAAGACGTCGAGGACAACGTCATCGACATCACGATGGATCAGGAAGAGGACCTGATCCGGGCAGAGGAGACCCGTGTTGACGCGATCGCGTACAACATCCTGTCGAACAACACGAACTCGGCCGGCCCGATCGACGCCGGCAACGAGGCAAGCGGCGTCATCGAGTACGAAGACATCACGCTCGCTCGCCAGCGCGCCTTCCAGGACGAACTGGATCTCGGCGAGCTCCGGCTGCTCACCGGTGGCCAGAACATGAACGCCCTGCTGAACATGGACAAGTTCACGCAGGCCAGCGAACTCGGCGACTCCGTCCTCGAGATGGGTATCCTCCCCGAGGGGAACCTCGTCGGCCAGCAGGCGTTCCTCGGCGTCGCCGGCGACGTGCCGGTCTTCCTCGACAACACCGGCAACTACGCCGAAGGGGAGGCGTACCTCGTCGATCCGACCAACTTCGGCTGGGAATCGACCCGCCGCGCCGTCGACGTCTCGAGCTACTACGAGGAGAGCATCGAGAGCACCGTCTGGCAGATCGACGAACGGGTCGGCTTCGCCGCAACCCAGCCGTCGGCGAACATCGCGATCGACACGTAA
- a CDS encoding WD40 repeat domain-containing protein — protein sequence MAQIGTINLQTASGIVEVPVFEIADVDYPVWRVQTANGIGAINVVDVSEAELDQLRIQTGQGIMAVSTEINDSPSLSGIVAYGSIDDNTYVHDLSDFSLVETLTESGGGVYEVALSDQYVAYGSQDSNTYIHNLSDGSLVATLTESSGGIRGVALSDQYIAYGGLDNNVYVHDLSDFSLVATLTESSDAVLGVALSDQYIAYGGLDDNTYVHDLSDWSLVETLTESADLVRGVALSDQYIVYGGYDNNAYVHDLSDWSLVETLTESGDNVWVFALSNQYIAYGSDDNNTYVHDLSDWSLVETLTESSDGVRGVALSGQYIAYGGVDQNTYVHDLSDWSLVETLIESSDTVQSVSLI from the coding sequence ATGGCTCAGATTGGGACAATAAACCTGCAGACAGCCAGTGGGATCGTCGAGGTCCCGGTATTCGAGATCGCCGACGTAGATTATCCTGTGTGGCGGGTGCAGACCGCGAACGGGATCGGGGCGATCAACGTCGTCGACGTCTCCGAAGCGGAGTTAGATCAGCTCCGAATCCAGACTGGTCAGGGAATCATGGCCGTCTCGACGGAGATCAATGACTCTCCCAGTCTATCTGGTATAGTCGCGTATGGATCGATTGACGATAACACGTACGTACACGATCTCTCGGATTTTTCGTTGGTCGAGACACTGACCGAATCGGGGGGTGGGGTTTATGAAGTTGCACTCTCTGACCAGTACGTTGCATATGGAAGTCAAGACAGCAACACGTACATTCACAACCTCTCGGATGGGTCACTAGTCGCGACACTGACCGAATCATCAGGCGGCATTCGGGGGGTCGCACTCTCTGACCAGTACATTGCGTACGGCGGGTTAGATAACAATGTATATGTTCATGATCTCTCGGATTTTTCGCTAGTCGCGACACTGACCGAATCGTCGGACGCCGTGTTAGGTGTTGCATTATCTGATCAGTACATTGCATATGGAGGGTTAGACGATAACACGTACGTACACGATCTCTCGGATTGGTCGTTGGTCGAGACACTAACTGAATCGGCAGACCTCGTGCGCGGGGTCGCACTCTCTGACCAGTACATTGTATATGGCGGGTACGATAACAATGCATACGTTCATGATCTCTCGGATTGGTCGCTGGTTGAGACATTGACCGAGTCGGGCGATAACGTGTGGGTATTTGCATTATCTAATCAGTACATTGCATATGGGAGTGATGACAACAACACGTACGTACACGATCTCTCGGATTGGTCGTTGGTCGAGACACTAACTGAATCGTCGGACGGCGTTCGTGGGGTCGCACTGTCTGGCCAGTATATCGCGTATGGAGGAGTTGATCAAAATACGTACGTGCATGACCTCTCGGATTGGTCGTTGGTTGAGACACTCATAGAGTCAAGCGACACCGTGCAGAGTGTCTCGCTAATTTAA
- a CDS encoding HK97-gp10 family putative phage morphogenesis protein produces the protein MQLDFESGFAPEDAQEVFENMIEEADDQLVERMEEAEQNIQKEAQQRSPVDTGNLRASWTGLTEARRGTIMTEVGNTASYAEFVERGTSKMSAQPMLRPAMDRELMALIRDIEQLVFRVAAQEGNA, from the coding sequence ATGCAACTTGACTTCGAGAGCGGCTTCGCTCCCGAAGACGCCCAAGAGGTCTTCGAGAACATGATCGAGGAAGCTGACGACCAGCTCGTCGAACGCATGGAAGAGGCCGAGCAGAACATCCAGAAAGAGGCCCAGCAGCGCTCACCCGTCGACACGGGGAACCTCCGCGCCTCCTGGACGGGGCTGACCGAGGCGCGACGCGGCACGATCATGACCGAGGTCGGCAACACCGCGAGCTACGCCGAGTTTGTCGAGCGAGGGACCAGCAAGATGAGCGCACAACCGATGCTCCGGCCAGCGATGGATCGTGAACTAATGGCACTGATCCGTGATATCGAGCAGTTGGTCTTCCGCGTCGCCGCACAGGAGGGCAACGCATGA
- a CDS encoding phage tail tape measure protein, giving the protein MGVTAPLAAMGALSARTAANFDQAMQQSIAVMGDVDASMRENLEERAREVANTTTHSADQAAQSYYYLASAGLDAAQSMEAMPEVAAFAEAGNLKMAEATDVATNVMSAFGYEASEMNEVTDTLTATVSNHNQTMQGMSSAMSNVAPIASSLGISIEETSAAIGQMGDVGIQGQRAGTALRNVLSQISDETSPVTKRLEDMGVATRDSEGDILSLTQILENMEQAGVEAGDAATIFGTEAGPAMAALISEGSSALEENTQKLEDADGATREMATTQRETLNAELQIAKSNLLDVGIAIGSILIPMLTTLTGYATVAAKKFQGLNKGQQRAIVVVGALVAVLGPLLILFGTLLTMLPAMATGASMAAGAFASLWSALLGPIAPIIAAVIGLAAAWQTNFMDIQGQTENGVNTVLDLLNWMVDQINKILPNRWEIDFEAEDVDFTTENGSSSRGAQDKDDYLPDDMSDSGLEGGTDGLTSGQNGQDPLQNTEAGAGQNPEDALQESENLEGADAEKIESIYAKLEDNQGGEGATETDTASLQEQLDASSESTDSDIDSMLEDFESRSRSSGQSGQQDLSRVVNRLDQLLEAIRALGGPQEISGTLDLNGWEAEVRGVVQDENEKIASQADVRGARGSRGGRQ; this is encoded by the coding sequence ATGGGCGTTACTGCGCCGTTGGCTGCAATGGGGGCGCTCTCGGCCCGAACGGCGGCGAATTTCGATCAGGCTATGCAGCAGTCGATCGCCGTGATGGGAGACGTCGATGCATCGATGCGGGAAAACCTCGAGGAACGAGCTCGAGAGGTTGCGAATACGACGACCCACAGCGCCGATCAGGCAGCGCAGAGTTACTACTATCTGGCGTCTGCTGGGCTCGACGCTGCACAGTCCATGGAAGCGATGCCGGAGGTCGCTGCCTTTGCTGAGGCCGGCAACCTGAAAATGGCGGAGGCGACCGACGTCGCGACGAACGTGATGTCGGCGTTCGGGTACGAGGCCAGCGAGATGAACGAAGTGACGGACACGCTCACCGCCACCGTCTCGAACCACAACCAGACGATGCAGGGGATGTCGTCGGCAATGTCGAACGTCGCGCCGATCGCCTCGTCACTCGGCATCTCGATCGAGGAGACGTCCGCTGCGATCGGGCAGATGGGGGACGTCGGTATCCAGGGCCAACGTGCTGGGACAGCACTCCGGAACGTCCTCTCCCAGATCTCCGACGAGACATCGCCAGTGACGAAGCGACTGGAGGATATGGGCGTTGCAACCCGTGACTCCGAGGGAGACATCCTCTCGCTGACGCAGATCCTCGAGAACATGGAGCAGGCCGGCGTCGAAGCCGGCGACGCGGCTACGATCTTCGGGACCGAAGCCGGCCCGGCGATGGCCGCGCTCATCTCGGAGGGGAGCAGCGCCCTCGAGGAGAACACTCAGAAACTCGAGGACGCAGACGGGGCGACCCGTGAGATGGCCACAACTCAGCGAGAGACGCTCAACGCGGAGTTGCAAATCGCGAAGTCAAATCTCCTGGATGTCGGTATCGCTATTGGGTCTATCTTGATCCCGATGCTGACTACGCTAACAGGCTATGCAACGGTAGCTGCTAAGAAGTTCCAGGGATTAAATAAAGGGCAACAAAGAGCGATAGTTGTCGTCGGCGCGTTAGTGGCTGTGCTCGGGCCACTGTTGATCCTGTTTGGGACGCTCCTGACCATGTTGCCCGCGATGGCAACTGGGGCATCGATGGCGGCCGGGGCGTTCGCGTCGTTATGGTCTGCCCTATTAGGCCCGATTGCACCCATCATCGCTGCAGTCATCGGGTTAGCAGCGGCATGGCAGACCAACTTCATGGATATCCAGGGCCAGACGGAGAACGGCGTCAACACTGTGCTCGACCTTCTGAACTGGATGGTTGATCAGATCAACAAAATCCTCCCTAACAGATGGGAGATTGATTTCGAAGCTGAGGATGTCGATTTCACAACCGAAAATGGGTCTAGTTCGAGGGGAGCGCAGGATAAGGACGATTACCTCCCAGATGACATGTCGGACTCGGGTCTCGAGGGAGGAACTGACGGTCTCACGAGCGGACAAAACGGACAAGACCCTCTCCAAAATACGGAAGCGGGTGCTGGCCAGAACCCTGAGGATGCCCTTCAGGAGTCCGAAAATCTTGAAGGAGCGGATGCCGAGAAGATCGAATCGATCTATGCCAAACTGGAGGACAACCAGGGCGGCGAGGGGGCCACCGAGACAGACACTGCCTCGTTGCAAGAGCAGTTGGATGCATCGAGTGAATCGACGGATTCGGATATCGATTCGATGCTCGAGGACTTCGAGTCGCGATCGAGATCGTCTGGACAATCTGGTCAACAGGATCTCAGCCGTGTTGTTAATCGACTCGACCAGCTCCTCGAGGCGATCCGTGCGCTCGGCGGGCCCCAAGAAATCTCGGGGACGCTTGATCTGAACGGTTGGGAAGCCGAGGTCCGCGGCGTCGTCCAGGATGAGAACGAAAAGATCGCGTCTCAAGCAGATGTCCGTGGCGCTCGAGGATCCCGAGGTGGGCGACAGTGA